Proteins co-encoded in one Arthrobacter sp. ERGS1:01 genomic window:
- a CDS encoding ABC transporter permease, with the protein MIGYILRRLAQSIVVVLVVTIIVFILLHQLPGGAARAILGPRATAVQIAEFNQQNGYNRPLFIQYFTTLGQWLSGNFGFSVKLNQSVSSLLVQRLPKTIILSLLSLLLTVIVAVPLGIYQAVHRNKSFDYIATGLSFIFYAAPTFFIGLIMIEIFSQNLGWFPPEAPQSNGVGPIFQDFSGMVLPVVTLALLSIAGFSRYMRSSVLDNIDQDYVRTAKAKGATSTRVLYHHVLRNAMIPIITLLGLSLPALFAGALVTESIFNFPGMGLLFWQAAQASDYPVELGVVIITAFATVAGNLLADVSLAVIDPRVKL; encoded by the coding sequence ATGATCGGCTATATTCTTCGCCGCCTTGCCCAGTCCATTGTTGTGGTCCTGGTGGTCACCATCATCGTCTTCATCCTGCTGCACCAACTGCCGGGAGGGGCGGCCCGTGCAATCCTGGGACCCCGGGCCACAGCAGTACAGATTGCAGAATTCAACCAGCAGAACGGATACAACCGGCCGCTGTTCATCCAATATTTCACCACCTTGGGCCAATGGCTCTCGGGCAACTTCGGATTCTCCGTCAAGCTCAATCAGTCAGTGAGTTCACTGCTGGTCCAGCGGCTTCCGAAAACCATTATCCTCAGCCTTCTCTCCCTGCTGTTGACGGTGATCGTGGCAGTCCCGTTGGGCATTTACCAGGCCGTGCACCGCAACAAGTCCTTCGACTACATTGCAACCGGCCTCTCGTTCATCTTCTACGCGGCCCCGACCTTCTTTATCGGCCTGATCATGATCGAGATATTCTCGCAGAATTTGGGCTGGTTCCCACCCGAGGCCCCGCAATCAAACGGTGTCGGGCCAATTTTCCAGGACTTTAGCGGGATGGTGCTGCCCGTTGTCACCCTGGCCCTGCTGAGCATCGCCGGATTCTCCCGATATATGCGCTCATCCGTCCTGGACAACATCGACCAGGACTATGTGCGCACAGCAAAGGCCAAGGGTGCCACCTCCACCAGGGTGCTGTACCACCACGTGCTGCGCAATGCCATGATTCCCATCATCACCCTGTTGGGCCTGTCGCTGCCGGCGCTCTTTGCCGGGGCGCTCGTCACCGAATCGATCTTCAACTTCCCCGGCATGGGGCTGCTGTTCTGGCAGGCCGCCCAGGCCTCGGACTACCCCGTCGAACTGGGCGTCGTGATCATCACGGCGTTCGCGACGGTGGCCGGCAACCTGCTGGCCGATGTTTCACTTGCCGTCATTGATCCGAGGGTAAAGCTATGA
- a CDS encoding alpha/beta fold hydrolase, which produces MTKTRIVFVHGIDGYGAAAWPAQHRLAGRYDCLFLKRSGFDAVEPPAATDFAADARIVIDALGTGGHVVAHAQGAIAAVMAAVERPELVRSLTLLEPSLLSMTAELPATTAYREHLEPLYARRDQLGDIEFTVEFNRLTASMTSTANGRATALAVPRTTPAESAARTAARVRLQVPVWEAPLHIVPGVPTLVLTGGWEPLYEEIAEYLAGTGARHAVTRGGHRPQDSEPGAELLEAFIRETGASGPGVGAHN; this is translated from the coding sequence ATGACGAAAACCCGGATTGTGTTTGTGCACGGGATCGACGGTTACGGAGCCGCGGCCTGGCCGGCCCAGCATCGACTGGCCGGGCGGTACGACTGCTTGTTCCTGAAGCGGAGCGGATTCGATGCCGTGGAACCGCCCGCCGCCACCGACTTTGCCGCCGATGCCCGGATTGTCATTGACGCGCTGGGAACCGGCGGGCACGTGGTGGCGCACGCCCAGGGCGCCATCGCCGCCGTGATGGCCGCCGTCGAACGTCCCGAACTGGTGCGCTCGCTGACCCTGCTGGAGCCGTCGCTGCTGTCCATGACCGCCGAACTGCCCGCCACCACGGCATACCGCGAACACCTCGAACCCCTGTATGCCCGGCGGGATCAGCTCGGGGACATCGAATTCACGGTCGAGTTCAACCGGCTGACGGCATCCATGACCTCCACGGCCAACGGGAGGGCGACCGCGTTGGCGGTGCCCCGGACCACGCCGGCGGAATCGGCGGCGCGCACCGCCGCACGGGTCCGCCTTCAAGTGCCGGTCTGGGAGGCGCCGCTGCACATCGTGCCGGGCGTGCCCACCCTGGTGCTGACCGGCGGATGGGAGCCCCTGTATGAGGAGATCGCCGAATACCTGGCCGGAACCGGTGCCCGGCACGCCGTCACCCGGGGCGGGCACCGGCCCCAGGATTCCGAGCCCGGCGCGGAACTGCTGGAAGCCTTCATTCGGGAGACGGGCGCATCCGGGCCCGGTGTCGGCGCCCACAACTAG
- a CDS encoding dipeptide ABC transporter ATP-binding protein, whose translation MTSIRPGAGEPTAVIEENPVDPALPVGATGLPVGKAKSMFRLGFEVFIQNKLAIVGLVVIVIAVLFCFVGPLVYRTDQVTVNLLNTNLPPGPGHPLGTDQTGYDQLGRMMVGGQASLMIGFAAAIIATIVGTVWGAIAGFFGGWVDSIMMRIVDAILSIPILFLLLFLVTIVRPSIPVMIFVLGLTAWLVPARLVRGESLTLRVREYVQAVRVMGGTSWHAVLRHIMPNVVGTVIVNATFQVADAILLIAYLGYLGLGISPPATDWGGMLSNGTAFVFTNYWWLIYPRALPSSSLLLPSTWWATACATPWKCGCNAAKGHRNFSTIHDGPSVNEGEAGMPLLEIRNLSTDIRLSKSVVHALDQVTLHVDAGECLGLVGESGSGKTMTAMSIERLLPPGGRIVNGEILFDGEDLVQLDENRLREIRGGDIGMIFQDPMTSLNPVITVGDQVAEPLMIHRGMGKAEALRAVVDMFGLVGIPSPAQRIKDYPHQLSGGQRQRVMIAMALICQPKLLIADEPTTALDVTVQKQILELVARLRTEFQMAMILVTHDLGVIAGSADRVVVMYAGKIAEMADVHTLFAWPKHRYTDALFEALPERAAGTGERLYSIPGLPPDLTEPPPACRFAPRCRYAVASCRAQVPPISTIQTPNGPQEYACFVPRTTPLDVPESAKLRTAVPELARVEAAELEEGMALSMVTNDGEPHRGAHAGGVGADSPDAAKVPADGARPAAGTSPSDARSWVAPETFIPDDGIPLLQVKGVVKDFPVTAGAILRRHIGDISAVAGVTVSIPRGKTLGLVGESGCGKTTLGRMVVGLDVPTGGSILFRGRRISALRGKEAKEGRRNVQFMFQDSYASLDPRMRVRSILREPLDIQHVGSPRDRNDRVDELLAAVGLPARAAERYPHEFSGGQRQRIGLARALALQPGLIVADEPVSALDVSIQAQVLNLMKELQHDRELTYLFISHDLSVVRYLSDVIAVMYLGKMVEVGPAAEIYSHPQHHYTRGLIDTIPIPDPVIERKKAKLGVRGELPSAMNPPSGCRFRTRCPMAQEICAKVEPPLQPGGGQVPMPAEDVEAATATAAAAGTVPHLVACHFPINGHAAVDTLVDEAATP comes from the coding sequence ATGACAAGCATCCGCCCGGGCGCCGGGGAACCGACGGCCGTTATCGAGGAAAATCCGGTCGACCCGGCACTGCCGGTGGGCGCCACGGGGCTGCCGGTCGGCAAAGCGAAGAGCATGTTCCGGCTTGGCTTTGAGGTGTTCATCCAAAACAAGCTGGCCATCGTCGGCCTGGTCGTGATCGTCATTGCCGTGCTGTTTTGCTTCGTCGGGCCGCTGGTCTACCGCACCGACCAGGTCACGGTAAACCTGCTCAACACGAACCTGCCGCCCGGGCCCGGGCACCCGCTGGGCACCGATCAAACCGGATATGACCAGCTGGGCCGGATGATGGTTGGCGGGCAGGCCTCGCTGATGATCGGTTTCGCGGCGGCCATTATCGCCACGATCGTCGGCACCGTCTGGGGTGCCATCGCCGGCTTCTTCGGCGGCTGGGTGGACTCGATCATGATGCGGATCGTCGACGCCATCCTGTCGATTCCGATCCTGTTCCTGCTCCTGTTCCTGGTCACGATCGTCCGGCCCAGCATCCCCGTCATGATCTTTGTTTTGGGCCTGACAGCCTGGCTGGTTCCGGCCCGGTTGGTGCGCGGCGAGTCACTGACGCTGCGGGTGCGTGAATACGTCCAGGCGGTCCGGGTCATGGGCGGCACGTCCTGGCATGCGGTGCTGCGGCACATCATGCCCAACGTTGTGGGCACCGTGATCGTCAACGCCACCTTCCAGGTTGCCGACGCCATCTTGCTGATCGCCTACCTTGGCTACCTTGGGTTGGGCATTTCCCCGCCGGCCACCGACTGGGGCGGCATGCTCAGCAACGGAACGGCGTTTGTGTTCACGAACTACTGGTGGTTGATCTACCCCCGGGCATTGCCATCATCCTCGTTGTTGTTGCCGTCAACCTGGTGGGCGACGGCCTGCGCGACTCCGTGGAAGTGCGGCTGCAACGCCGCTAAAGGCCACCGCAACTTTTCAACCATCCACGATGGACCCAGCGTCAATGAAGGGGAGGCCGGAATGCCGCTCTTGGAGATACGCAATCTCAGCACGGACATCCGCTTGAGCAAATCGGTGGTGCACGCACTCGACCAGGTCACCTTGCACGTCGACGCCGGTGAGTGCCTGGGCCTGGTGGGGGAGTCCGGCAGCGGCAAGACCATGACCGCGATGTCGATCGAACGCCTCCTGCCTCCCGGCGGGCGCATCGTCAATGGCGAGATCCTCTTTGACGGCGAGGATCTGGTCCAGCTGGATGAGAACCGGCTCCGGGAGATCCGCGGCGGCGACATCGGCATGATCTTCCAGGACCCCATGACGTCGCTGAACCCGGTCATCACCGTGGGCGACCAGGTGGCCGAGCCGCTCATGATCCACCGCGGCATGGGCAAGGCCGAGGCGTTGCGGGCAGTGGTGGACATGTTCGGACTGGTGGGAATCCCCAGCCCGGCCCAACGCATCAAGGACTACCCCCATCAGCTCTCCGGCGGGCAACGCCAGCGCGTCATGATCGCCATGGCGTTGATCTGCCAACCCAAGCTGCTCATTGCCGATGAACCAACCACGGCGCTGGATGTGACGGTGCAAAAGCAGATCCTTGAGCTGGTGGCCCGGCTGCGCACCGAGTTCCAGATGGCCATGATCCTGGTGACCCACGACCTCGGCGTCATCGCCGGCAGCGCTGACCGCGTGGTGGTCATGTACGCCGGAAAGATTGCCGAGATGGCTGATGTCCACACCTTGTTCGCCTGGCCAAAGCACCGCTACACGGACGCCCTGTTCGAGGCCCTGCCGGAACGGGCCGCCGGCACGGGCGAACGCCTGTACTCCATCCCGGGGCTTCCTCCAGATTTGACCGAACCCCCGCCGGCTTGCCGCTTTGCCCCGCGGTGCCGCTATGCCGTGGCCTCCTGCCGCGCCCAGGTGCCGCCCATCAGCACCATCCAAACCCCCAACGGCCCGCAGGAATATGCCTGCTTCGTGCCACGCACCACGCCCCTGGACGTGCCGGAGTCGGCCAAGCTGCGCACCGCCGTGCCCGAGCTGGCCCGCGTCGAGGCGGCCGAGCTGGAGGAGGGTATGGCCCTTTCGATGGTGACGAACGACGGCGAACCCCACCGGGGTGCGCACGCCGGCGGTGTGGGCGCGGACTCCCCGGATGCGGCCAAGGTCCCGGCCGACGGCGCCCGGCCCGCTGCCGGCACGTCGCCGTCGGACGCGCGGTCCTGGGTGGCCCCCGAGACCTTCATCCCCGACGACGGGATCCCGCTGCTCCAGGTCAAGGGGGTCGTGAAGGACTTTCCCGTCACTGCCGGCGCCATCCTGCGCCGCCACATTGGAGACATCAGCGCAGTTGCCGGCGTCACGGTATCGATCCCGCGCGGGAAGACACTGGGCCTGGTGGGGGAGTCCGGCTGCGGCAAGACCACCCTGGGCCGCATGGTGGTGGGTCTCGACGTGCCCACCGGCGGCAGCATCCTGTTCCGCGGGCGGCGCATCAGTGCGCTGCGCGGCAAGGAAGCCAAGGAGGGGCGCCGCAACGTCCAGTTCATGTTCCAGGACTCCTATGCCTCCCTTGATCCGCGCATGCGCGTGCGGTCCATCCTCCGCGAACCGCTGGACATCCAGCACGTGGGATCGCCGCGGGACCGCAACGATCGCGTTGATGAACTCCTGGCCGCCGTGGGCCTGCCGGCCCGGGCCGCCGAACGCTACCCGCACGAGTTCTCCGGCGGGCAACGCCAGCGCATTGGCCTGGCCCGGGCACTGGCGCTGCAACCGGGCCTGATCGTGGCCGACGAACCCGTCTCCGCCCTGGACGTGTCAATCCAGGCGCAGGTGCTGAACTTGATGAAGGAACTCCAGCACGACCGGGAACTGACGTACCTGTTCATCAGCCACGACCTGTCGGTGGTGCGCTACCTCTCCGACGTCATCGCCGTCATGTACCTGGGCAAGATGGTGGAAGTGGGCCCGGCCGCCGAGATCTACTCCCACCCCCAGCACCACTACACGCGCGGGCTCATCGACACCATCCCCATCCCGGACCCGGTGATCGAACGGAAGAAGGCCAAGCTGGGTGTTCGCGGCGAGCTGCCCTCGGCCATGAACCCGCCCAGCGGCTGCCGTTTCCGCACCCGGTGCCCCATGGCGCAGGAGATCTGCGCCAAGGTGGAGCCGCCCCTGCAACCCGGCGGCGGCCAGGTGCCCATGCCGGCCGAAGACGTGGAGGCGGCCACCGCCACCGCCGCGGCAGCCGGGACGGTGCCCCACCTGGTGGCCTGCCATTTCCCCATCAATGGACACGCGGCCGTGGACACCTTGGTGGACGAAGCCGCCACACCCTGA
- a CDS encoding GNAT family N-acetyltransferase: MLEVRPAALSEFSLLPALEAEADEVYATVENPLPYGDFPPPATAADYAAAFHIMVAGRPPVAFVRLEIVDGRAHLEQLAVAPDHGRQGLGRALVTAAKAWAQEAGFHEMTLCTFAEVPFNAPFYASCGFVEVPDGLLTPELAAIRRAEVAAGLDALGRRIAMRAILAPRE; the protein is encoded by the coding sequence ATGCTGGAAGTCAGGCCCGCGGCACTGAGTGAGTTCTCGCTCCTGCCTGCCCTTGAGGCCGAGGCGGATGAAGTCTATGCCACCGTGGAAAACCCCCTGCCGTACGGCGACTTTCCCCCGCCCGCCACAGCCGCCGACTATGCCGCGGCGTTCCACATCATGGTGGCCGGGCGCCCGCCCGTGGCGTTTGTCCGGCTGGAAATCGTCGACGGGCGGGCGCACCTGGAACAACTCGCCGTCGCCCCCGACCATGGCCGCCAGGGCCTTGGCAGGGCATTGGTCACTGCCGCAAAGGCATGGGCCCAGGAGGCCGGCTTCCATGAAATGACGCTGTGCACCTTCGCCGAGGTGCCGTTCAACGCACCCTTTTATGCCAGTTGCGGTTTTGTCGAGGTGCCGGACGGGCTGCTGACCCCGGAACTGGCCGCAATCCGCCGCGCGGAGGTCGCCGCGGGGCTCGACGCGCTGGGCCGCAGGATCGCCATGCGTGCCATCCTGGCACCCCGGGAATAA
- the rpsP gene encoding 30S ribosomal protein S16 yields the protein MAVKIRLKRFGKMRAPYYRIVVMDSHSKRDGRAIEEIGKYHPTEQPSFIEVDTDRAQYWLSVGAQPSEPVAKILKITGDWQKFKGIKGAEGTLKTKVAKVPFVAPEATNLVVKEAITKKAKKADADEAVESTEAE from the coding sequence GTGGCCGTAAAGATTCGCCTTAAGCGCTTTGGTAAAATGCGTGCACCGTACTACCGCATCGTTGTCATGGACTCTCACTCAAAGCGTGACGGTCGTGCCATCGAAGAGATCGGCAAGTACCACCCCACCGAGCAGCCTTCCTTCATCGAGGTCGACACCGACCGCGCGCAGTACTGGCTCTCCGTCGGCGCCCAGCCGTCCGAGCCCGTTGCCAAGATCCTGAAGATCACCGGTGACTGGCAGAAGTTCAAGGGAATCAAGGGCGCCGAAGGCACCTTGAAGACCAAGGTAGCGAAGGTTCCCTTCGTTGCACCCGAGGCCACCAACCTTGTTGTCAAGGAAGCCATCACCAAGAAGGCCAAGAAGGCCGACGCTGATGAGGCTGTAGAGAGCACCGAGGCTGAGTAG
- the trmD gene encoding tRNA (guanosine(37)-N1)-methyltransferase TrmD produces the protein MRFDVVSIFPEYLAPLELSLIGKARTDGLLELNVHDLRGYTADRHRTVDDTPYGGGAGMVMKPEPWAQALTDIAEKSPAAGAGRRPTLIVPSPAGEVFTQKLAYELAEEEHLVFACGRYEGIDERVLEWADEHYTVRPVSLGDYVLNGGEVAVLAMVEAIGRLIPGVVGNPESLIEESHSDGLLEYPVYTKPSSWREREVPEVLLSGNHGKIAKFRREHQLRRTAARRPDLLDKLDASNFSKTERNILWELGYAVVDGRAVRREDD, from the coding sequence ATGCGCTTTGATGTTGTCAGCATCTTCCCCGAATACCTGGCGCCGCTGGAACTGAGCCTGATCGGCAAGGCCCGCACCGACGGCCTGCTGGAACTGAACGTGCACGATCTGCGCGGCTACACCGCCGACCGCCACCGCACCGTGGACGACACCCCCTACGGCGGCGGCGCCGGCATGGTCATGAAGCCCGAGCCGTGGGCGCAGGCACTGACCGACATCGCGGAAAAGTCGCCAGCGGCAGGTGCCGGACGCCGGCCCACCTTGATCGTCCCGTCCCCGGCGGGGGAGGTGTTCACCCAAAAACTGGCCTATGAACTGGCCGAGGAAGAGCACCTGGTCTTTGCCTGCGGCCGGTACGAGGGCATCGACGAACGCGTCCTGGAGTGGGCGGATGAACACTACACGGTGCGTCCCGTCAGCCTGGGCGACTACGTGCTCAATGGCGGGGAGGTCGCCGTCCTGGCCATGGTGGAAGCCATTGGCCGGCTGATTCCCGGTGTCGTCGGCAACCCGGAATCCCTCATCGAGGAATCCCATTCCGACGGACTGCTGGAATACCCCGTCTACACCAAGCCGTCGAGCTGGCGCGAGCGCGAGGTGCCCGAGGTGCTGCTCAGCGGCAACCACGGCAAGATCGCCAAGTTCCGCCGCGAACACCAGCTGCGCCGCACGGCCGCCCGCCGGCCGGATTTGCTGGACAAGCTGGACGCCTCCAACTTCAGCAAGACCGAACGGAACATCCTCTGGGAACTCGGGTACGCCGTCGTCGATGGCAGGGCAGTGCGCCGCGAGGACGACTGA